The Pseudodesulfovibrio sp. zrk46 genome contains a region encoding:
- a CDS encoding ABC transporter ATP-binding protein — protein MGHKALFRFAWALSEGYRGRLLLFVFLLLIASLLESVSITLVLPVLSAISGGSGGGSVVKMLEEMTAGIDQMTLIYSVVGILIVVMFFRFLFGLFAECYKAKLAHHIRLSLRMKMYDQYINAKYEFVQRKKHGELLHNITTEAASSGGFLVQSANMFFEGMVFLSLYTTIFFADVKIALFATGVAIVGIIVSRWLGSKYMVMIGRRLIEVQQVLTSYLSEAFSSIRDVKMLGLAPSFMGKYEKESLKFIRLAVLSVFLSAVPSNSAHVIVALAFGGLLMHYTQNVGLSPEAAIPLLGFFALAFHRLATAIMKMSTAWMTLSKKFPSLELLWKVFQGDMPREGSRERESIESIDGDIVFENVSYAYPDGANVVKDFSCTLPKGDLSVIIGKSGAGKSTLINMIVRLIDPSSGKITVGGKDINAYDIGSWRKRIGFVSQSPCLFSGTIRENMEVVGVTDEATLQEALEVAGFHEIDKQLSKGLDSEVGEGGGQVSGGQRQRIVIARALALEPDVLILDEATSALDKDNEELILANLHRYAKEKGMTVIAVSHRQAIMRFADKIIDVHALEAAPGVL, from the coding sequence ATGGGGCATAAAGCTCTCTTCAGGTTCGCTTGGGCCCTTTCCGAAGGCTATCGCGGACGTCTCTTGTTGTTTGTCTTTTTGCTGCTGATCGCCTCCTTGCTGGAGAGCGTTTCCATCACGCTTGTGTTACCCGTTCTTTCCGCTATTTCAGGTGGAAGTGGTGGTGGCTCCGTCGTGAAGATGCTCGAGGAAATGACAGCAGGCATCGATCAGATGACATTGATTTACAGTGTCGTCGGAATCCTGATCGTAGTGATGTTTTTCCGCTTCCTGTTTGGGCTCTTTGCAGAGTGCTACAAGGCCAAGCTCGCTCACCATATCAGGCTCAGTCTTCGTATGAAGATGTATGATCAATACATCAATGCCAAGTATGAGTTCGTTCAAAGAAAAAAGCATGGAGAGTTGCTCCATAATATTACCACCGAGGCTGCGTCCTCAGGCGGGTTTCTTGTCCAAAGTGCCAATATGTTCTTTGAGGGCATGGTGTTTTTGTCTCTCTATACGACCATCTTTTTTGCCGACGTCAAAATCGCCCTGTTCGCCACAGGGGTTGCGATCGTTGGTATAATTGTCTCGAGGTGGCTCGGATCCAAGTACATGGTCATGATTGGCAGACGGCTCATTGAAGTGCAGCAGGTTCTCACTTCCTATTTGTCCGAGGCTTTCAGTTCTATTCGTGATGTGAAAATGCTTGGACTGGCCCCCTCATTCATGGGCAAGTATGAAAAAGAGTCTTTAAAATTTATCAGGCTTGCAGTTCTGTCCGTATTCCTCTCTGCGGTTCCGAGTAACTCGGCCCATGTGATCGTTGCATTGGCCTTTGGCGGGCTGCTTATGCACTACACGCAGAACGTAGGGCTTTCTCCGGAGGCCGCCATCCCCTTGTTGGGGTTCTTTGCTTTGGCTTTTCACCGCCTCGCAACCGCAATTATGAAGATGTCCACCGCGTGGATGACATTGTCGAAAAAGTTCCCTTCTCTAGAATTGCTCTGGAAAGTTTTTCAGGGCGATATGCCGAGAGAGGGATCTCGGGAGCGTGAAAGTATCGAGTCAATCGACGGCGATATTGTCTTCGAGAACGTATCATACGCCTACCCTGATGGTGCCAATGTCGTGAAAGACTTCAGTTGCACACTCCCGAAGGGAGATCTGTCTGTCATTATCGGTAAGTCTGGCGCAGGTAAGTCTACTTTGATCAATATGATTGTCCGGTTGATAGATCCGAGTTCCGGAAAAATTACAGTCGGCGGCAAGGATATTAATGCTTACGACATCGGTTCCTGGCGCAAGCGAATCGGCTTTGTTTCACAATCTCCATGTTTGTTCAGCGGCACTATTCGTGAAAATATGGAAGTCGTGGGCGTTACCGATGAGGCAACTCTTCAAGAGGCGCTCGAAGTCGCAGGCTTTCATGAGATTGACAAGCAGCTCAGCAAGGGGCTCGACTCTGAAGTTGGAGAAGGAGGCGGTCAGGTCTCCGGTGGCCAGCGACAGAGGATTGTCATTGCAAGAGCACTGGCCCTTGAGCCAGATGTTTTGATTCTGGACGAAGCAACGAGTGCTTTGGATAAGGATAATGAAGAGTTGATCCTTGCGAATCTTCATCGGTACGCAAAAGAAAAAGGAATGACTGTCATCGCTGTTTCGCACCGTCAGGCGATCATGCGGTTTGCAGATAAAATCATAGATGTGCATGCCCTTGAAGCTGCACCGGGAGTTCTCTAG
- a CDS encoding UDP-N-acetylglucosamine 2-epimerase: protein MKTIAFYALAAKHCRDLLALAKMMAPLVDARMVFYLPGGAAFADVEVAVKEAGFDCVNRKSVTLRPGTKRHPLIRKSLDAVMTAYVTGRRYVQQVQLKFEALKTDASGSKFESKVDQHMKAHASLVTRHRKFLDEVKPDYIFTESDRSSADLLLLLQECKKRGVKIVLPHLVWSSAHGELWFNRVRYGRCLLSNFQLTRFSSAQKKKMFGEIENHAYRGVTFFPVAETVALNKSVANFTPSWVSGTGMADVVCVDSEFTRKRIVSQGVPESKICEVGDVSYDYLYACQVDREARLKSLRSVYQLAEGRKIVICSLPQYIKLNFDSKKQYCQEMDALLERIALPDVECLVSLHPMARENEIKHVLDKHGAKVLKERLFDVLPLADAFVASASSTLTWALAAGVPAINIDYYRVAAVTKGFWDDFTCLSQVKAPEQLEQALRTALDSDLDFTHDWHLLSRDALFDGNTASRYAEIVK from the coding sequence ATGAAGACGATTGCGTTTTACGCCCTTGCAGCTAAGCATTGTCGTGATCTTTTGGCGTTGGCCAAGATGATGGCACCGCTTGTTGATGCAAGGATGGTCTTTTACCTGCCTGGAGGTGCAGCTTTTGCCGATGTGGAAGTTGCCGTCAAAGAGGCTGGTTTCGACTGCGTGAACCGGAAATCCGTGACGTTGCGCCCGGGTACAAAGCGTCATCCTCTCATCCGCAAGTCCTTGGATGCCGTAATGACGGCATACGTCACAGGACGGAGATACGTACAGCAAGTTCAGTTGAAGTTCGAAGCTCTCAAAACAGATGCTTCAGGCAGTAAGTTTGAGAGCAAGGTCGATCAGCATATGAAGGCACACGCTTCGTTGGTGACTCGACATCGCAAGTTCCTGGATGAAGTGAAGCCCGACTATATCTTTACTGAAAGCGACCGGTCATCTGCCGATTTGTTGCTGCTTCTTCAGGAATGCAAAAAGAGAGGCGTTAAGATTGTCCTGCCACACCTCGTGTGGAGTTCCGCTCATGGCGAATTGTGGTTTAACCGCGTTCGCTACGGGCGTTGTCTGTTGAGCAATTTTCAACTGACCCGATTCTCTTCTGCCCAAAAGAAGAAGATGTTCGGGGAGATTGAAAACCATGCGTACCGCGGAGTGACATTTTTCCCGGTGGCGGAAACCGTTGCGTTGAACAAGTCGGTAGCGAACTTCACGCCTTCATGGGTGAGTGGAACCGGAATGGCCGACGTCGTCTGTGTTGATAGCGAGTTCACCCGTAAACGGATTGTCTCCCAGGGAGTGCCTGAAAGTAAAATCTGCGAAGTGGGCGATGTCTCGTACGATTATCTGTACGCATGTCAGGTGGATCGTGAGGCCAGACTGAAATCGCTTCGGAGTGTGTATCAACTTGCCGAGGGGCGAAAGATCGTTATTTGTTCTTTGCCGCAGTATATTAAGCTGAATTTCGATTCAAAAAAGCAGTATTGCCAAGAAATGGATGCGCTGTTGGAGCGCATCGCCTTGCCTGACGTTGAATGTCTTGTCTCTCTCCATCCCATGGCACGGGAGAATGAGATCAAGCATGTTTTGGATAAGCACGGTGCAAAGGTTTTGAAAGAGCGCCTGTTCGATGTGCTGCCTTTGGCTGATGCATTTGTTGCGTCTGCGTCGAGCACGTTGACCTGGGCTTTGGCTGCCGGAGTTCCTGCCATTAACATTGATTATTATCGTGTAGCAGCCGTGACCAAAGGGTTTTGGGATGACTTTACATGCCTTTCTCAGGTGAAGGCTCCGGAACAATTGGAGCAGGCCTTGAGAACGGCTTTGGATTCTGATTTGGATTTCACTCATGATTGGCATTTGCTCTCACGCGATGCCCTGTTCGATGGAAACACGGCGTCTCGCTATGCCGAGATCGTGAAGTAG
- a CDS encoding NAD-dependent 4,6-dehydratase LegB, producing MQLKGKKILVTGADGFIGSHLTEYLVRMGCDVKAFTLYNSFNSWGWLDDSPKEILDEIEIFSGDIRDPNGVRQAVSGCDVVLHLAALIAIPYSYHSPDTYVDTNVKGTLNIVQAARDLGVERVVNTSTSEVYGTARFVPIHEEHPLQGQSPYSASKIGADQIALSFHNSFETPVTVIRPFNTYGPRQSARAVIPTIITQIANGARSIKLGALHPTRDFNYVLDTVRGFVAVAEADACVGEVTNVGSGFEISIGDTAALIAKVMGVDIEITCDEQRLRPEGSEVERLFADNSKVNKLAGWEPEFGGVEGFEKGLKLTAEWFADERNIKKYKANIYNV from the coding sequence ATGCAGTTGAAAGGAAAAAAGATTCTTGTGACCGGGGCTGATGGCTTCATCGGCTCTCACCTTACCGAGTATCTCGTCCGGATGGGATGTGATGTTAAGGCATTCACATTGTATAATTCGTTCAATTCCTGGGGATGGCTTGATGACAGTCCCAAGGAAATCTTGGATGAAATAGAAATTTTCTCCGGAGATATCCGTGACCCCAATGGCGTCAGGCAGGCTGTGTCTGGATGCGATGTGGTCCTGCACCTTGCTGCTTTGATTGCTATTCCCTACTCGTATCACTCTCCTGATACCTATGTTGATACCAATGTGAAGGGCACGCTGAACATCGTTCAGGCTGCCCGGGATCTAGGGGTTGAGCGTGTGGTGAATACTTCCACCAGTGAAGTGTACGGTACAGCTCGTTTTGTTCCCATTCATGAAGAACATCCGCTTCAGGGACAGTCGCCTTACTCTGCATCAAAGATTGGCGCTGATCAGATCGCATTGAGCTTTCACAACTCCTTTGAAACACCAGTGACTGTTATCCGACCGTTCAACACCTACGGCCCCAGGCAGTCTGCGCGCGCGGTCATCCCGACCATCATTACCCAGATTGCCAACGGCGCTCGCTCCATCAAGCTTGGCGCGCTGCACCCCACGAGAGATTTCAACTATGTGCTCGACACGGTTCGCGGCTTTGTTGCGGTGGCAGAAGCTGATGCGTGCGTCGGTGAAGTCACCAATGTCGGCAGCGGTTTTGAGATTTCCATTGGTGACACTGCAGCACTGATCGCCAAGGTCATGGGCGTTGATATTGAGATTACTTGTGACGAGCAGCGTCTCAGGCCTGAAGGCAGCGAAGTGGAAAGGCTTTTCGCGGACAATTCCAAGGTGAATAAGTTGGCAGGCTGGGAACCAGAATTCGGCGGAGTCGAAGGGTTTGAGAAAGGTCTCAAACTGACTGCCGAGTGGTTTGCCGACGAAAGAAACATCAAGAAATACAAGGCAAACATCTACAACGTCTAA
- a CDS encoding LegC family aminotransferase produces the protein MNDKIISFIRELYGEQENLIPLHAPLFLGKEKAYLEHCVDTTFVSSVGKFVDQFEEMVTDYTGVAGAIACVNGTCALQAALTLSGVEPGDLVITQALSFVATANAISHCGAEPVFLDSDADTMGLSPKALKAFLEGETKPGANGPVLKATGQRVAAVVPMHVFGHSCQIEEIVSICSEWDVELVEDAAEALGSYRNDRHLGSFGRYGVLSFNGNKTITTGGGGMLLVNDPELIASARHKMTTAKLPHPWEFNHDQVAWNFRMPNINAALGCAQMEYLDDILASKRAVAMQYRDFFADIPEIHFYEDLPGSKGNYWLCAIGMKDKSARDQLLEEANGAGVMMRPVWRLLSDLPMYKNAMRDDLSVAEDLVNRVVNIPSSAQEKMIS, from the coding sequence ATGAACGATAAGATTATTTCATTTATTCGCGAGCTCTATGGTGAGCAGGAGAACCTGATCCCGTTGCACGCCCCGCTCTTTCTCGGAAAGGAGAAAGCTTACCTTGAGCATTGTGTTGATACGACCTTTGTCTCAAGCGTCGGAAAATTCGTTGACCAGTTCGAGGAAATGGTCACGGATTACACGGGAGTGGCAGGGGCCATCGCATGCGTGAACGGTACGTGTGCTCTTCAGGCAGCACTCACGCTTTCCGGAGTTGAGCCTGGGGATTTGGTCATCACTCAGGCCTTGAGCTTTGTCGCCACAGCCAATGCCATCAGTCACTGTGGTGCCGAGCCGGTCTTTCTTGATAGCGATGCAGACACCATGGGCCTCTCCCCGAAAGCCCTGAAGGCTTTCCTTGAAGGTGAAACAAAGCCCGGTGCTAATGGGCCTGTTCTGAAAGCGACTGGTCAAAGAGTGGCGGCGGTCGTTCCCATGCATGTCTTTGGTCATTCCTGCCAAATAGAAGAAATCGTCTCTATATGCAGTGAATGGGATGTTGAACTTGTGGAGGACGCGGCCGAGGCGTTGGGGAGCTACCGTAATGACAGGCACCTTGGTTCGTTTGGCCGTTACGGCGTCTTGAGCTTCAACGGTAACAAGACGATTACCACCGGTGGTGGCGGAATGCTTCTGGTGAATGATCCAGAGCTGATTGCTTCTGCACGTCACAAGATGACAACGGCTAAGCTGCCGCACCCCTGGGAGTTCAATCATGACCAAGTCGCCTGGAACTTCCGCATGCCGAATATCAATGCCGCACTTGGCTGCGCTCAGATGGAATATCTTGATGACATTCTGGCGAGCAAGCGGGCTGTGGCAATGCAGTACAGAGACTTTTTCGCCGACATCCCTGAGATTCACTTCTATGAGGATTTGCCGGGGTCAAAAGGCAACTACTGGCTTTGTGCCATCGGCATGAAGGACAAGAGCGCACGCGATCAACTGCTGGAAGAAGCCAACGGAGCTGGCGTGATGATGCGTCCTGTTTGGCGTCTTCTATCTGATCTGCCCATGTATAAGAATGCGATGCGAGATGATCTGAGTGTTGCTGAAGATCTCGTCAATCGTGTTGTGAACATCCCTAGCAGTGCCCAGGAGAAGATGATTTCATGA
- a CDS encoding formyltransferase family protein, whose amino-acid sequence MTEDWKVALLAKEGKPGVPEVSELLEQLFGDVDFFLGKLGDEYPEALLNDSYDMVVSWLSPWIVPAKTLSNTKQFNLNFHPAPPEYPGIGCFNFALYDEVEEYGVTGHVMEPRVDTGVIVGVSRFPVTEGDTVLSLSIKSYDAMLALFNQVLRQIAETGALPETDEKWTRAPFKRTELEALCVLDMEMSESEIHRRVRATTYPGMPGAYFEIGGMKFEYNPDR is encoded by the coding sequence ATGACCGAAGATTGGAAAGTCGCTTTACTGGCCAAAGAGGGCAAGCCTGGTGTCCCAGAAGTCTCGGAGCTTCTTGAACAATTGTTCGGAGATGTAGATTTTTTCTTGGGAAAATTGGGCGATGAGTATCCTGAGGCTCTATTGAACGATTCCTATGACATGGTGGTTTCCTGGCTCTCTCCGTGGATTGTGCCTGCGAAAACGCTGTCTAATACCAAGCAGTTCAATCTGAATTTTCACCCGGCCCCTCCCGAGTATCCCGGTATCGGATGCTTCAACTTCGCGTTGTATGATGAAGTGGAGGAATATGGCGTTACCGGACATGTGATGGAACCCAGGGTAGATACCGGAGTTATTGTGGGCGTCTCCAGGTTCCCTGTGACCGAGGGCGATACCGTACTGTCGCTGAGCATTAAAAGTTACGATGCCATGTTGGCATTATTTAATCAGGTTCTCCGACAGATCGCTGAAACCGGAGCACTTCCGGAAACTGACGAAAAATGGACGCGAGCTCCGTTCAAGCGAACCGAGTTGGAAGCGTTGTGCGTTTTGGACATGGAAATGTCCGAATCAGAAATTCATCGAAGGGTGAGGGCGACCACATACCCCGGTATGCCTGGGGCCTACTTTGAAATTGGAGGGATGAAGTTTGAGTACAACCCCGATAGATAA
- the neuB gene encoding N-acetylneuraminate synthase, translating to MSTTPIDNSERVFIIAEAGVNHNGDMDLAFKMIDIAAEAGADAVKFQSFKAEKLVTKTADKARYQEDALGGTETQFEMLKRLELRQDMHQVLKDHCEQAGIQFMSTPFDESSADFLVDLGVDVMKIPSGEITNLPYLRHMGQLGKRIILSTGMSSLDEVREAVAVLEKAGTGRDHISLLHCNTQYPTPLSDANLLAIRSLAEEFPDCSIGFSDHTLGVECAVAAVGLGAKLVEKHFTLDKSMEGPDHGASAEPDELRLMIKLIRNTELALGTGHKEPSPSEKENVDIARKYLVAGCDIAKGESFSPENVRALRTGRRGVSPMRWDEVMGSTADRDYSEGDMLVF from the coding sequence TTGAGTACAACCCCGATAGATAATTCAGAGCGTGTCTTCATCATTGCGGAAGCTGGAGTCAATCACAACGGTGATATGGATTTGGCTTTCAAGATGATCGATATCGCAGCCGAAGCAGGGGCTGATGCCGTCAAGTTTCAATCTTTCAAGGCGGAAAAACTGGTGACGAAAACGGCTGATAAGGCCCGTTACCAGGAAGACGCACTTGGAGGCACGGAAACCCAGTTTGAGATGCTCAAGCGTTTGGAGTTGCGTCAGGACATGCATCAGGTTCTCAAAGACCATTGCGAGCAGGCAGGAATTCAGTTCATGTCGACTCCCTTTGATGAGAGTAGCGCTGATTTCCTGGTCGATCTCGGCGTGGATGTAATGAAAATCCCCTCTGGTGAGATAACCAATCTTCCTTATCTGCGGCATATGGGGCAGCTGGGCAAACGTATCATTCTCTCCACCGGAATGAGTTCCTTGGATGAGGTCCGTGAGGCTGTGGCTGTACTGGAAAAAGCTGGCACTGGCCGCGATCACATCTCCCTTCTCCATTGCAACACCCAGTATCCTACTCCTCTGAGCGATGCCAACTTGCTTGCTATTCGTTCTTTGGCTGAAGAATTTCCAGATTGTTCAATTGGCTTTTCCGATCATACGCTGGGAGTGGAATGCGCTGTCGCTGCTGTTGGTCTGGGAGCCAAGTTGGTCGAGAAACATTTTACCCTCGACAAGTCCATGGAAGGCCCGGACCACGGTGCCTCCGCAGAGCCTGATGAGCTTCGACTGATGATCAAGTTGATTCGCAATACAGAATTGGCTCTGGGAACCGGTCACAAGGAGCCGTCTCCTTCCGAAAAGGAAAATGTGGACATTGCTCGCAAGTATCTGGTGGCAGGCTGTGACATTGCCAAGGGCGAGAGCTTTAGCCCGGAAAATGTCCGCGCACTCCGAACCGGGCGTCGTGGCGTGAGCCCCATGCGTTGGGATGAAGTAATGGGCAGTACGGCTGATCGGGATTATTCCGAAGGCGACATGTTGGTTTTTTAA
- the neuC gene encoding UDP-N-acetylglucosamine 2-epimerase, producing the protein MKKICVFTGTRAEYGLLRGVLEKLRDASEVELAILASGSHLSPEFGNTFTEIENDGFVIDEKVEMLLSSDSEVGMVKSMGLGLIGYGDAFARLKPDMLVVLGDRFEAFSVCAAALAMRLPVAHIHGGEVTEGAIDEGIRHSITKMSQLHFCTTEEHRRRIIQLGEDPVTVFNVGSPGVENIKKVPLMSKSELAESIGFDLSEPYLVATYHPVTLSSATLPEFNNFLSVMAETGCRLVFTKANADAEGRFINERIDEFAAENPELRFSTESLGLVRYLSAMKYSAGVVGNSSSGIIEAPSLGVPTVNIGDRQKGRVRAESVIDCGTDADSIRAALERALSPEFSSFAKQIKNPYEGDAPSSTIVEQLLRFNGGVMKRFYDLPCDVKQGD; encoded by the coding sequence ATGAAGAAAATATGCGTATTTACGGGGACTCGTGCCGAGTATGGGCTTTTGCGTGGTGTCCTTGAGAAGTTGCGTGATGCAAGCGAAGTGGAGTTGGCCATTCTTGCTTCAGGCAGTCATCTTAGCCCAGAGTTCGGGAATACGTTCACCGAAATCGAGAACGACGGGTTCGTAATAGACGAGAAAGTCGAAATGCTGCTGAGTTCAGATAGCGAGGTAGGCATGGTCAAATCCATGGGGCTTGGCCTCATTGGATATGGCGACGCTTTTGCGCGTTTGAAGCCGGATATGCTTGTCGTTCTGGGAGATCGTTTTGAAGCCTTCTCTGTCTGCGCGGCAGCTTTGGCCATGCGGTTGCCTGTTGCGCATATTCATGGTGGTGAGGTGACAGAAGGTGCCATCGATGAAGGAATTCGCCATTCCATAACCAAGATGAGCCAGCTTCACTTTTGCACCACTGAAGAGCACCGCCGCCGGATTATCCAACTGGGCGAAGACCCTGTGACTGTCTTTAACGTGGGTTCTCCCGGTGTGGAGAACATCAAGAAAGTCCCCTTGATGTCGAAGAGCGAGTTGGCTGAGTCAATCGGTTTTGACTTGAGTGAGCCCTACCTTGTCGCGACCTATCATCCTGTGACGTTGTCCTCAGCGACCCTGCCTGAATTTAACAACTTTCTGAGCGTCATGGCTGAAACCGGCTGCCGTCTTGTCTTTACTAAAGCCAATGCGGATGCCGAGGGACGCTTCATCAATGAGCGTATTGATGAGTTTGCCGCTGAGAATCCTGAGCTGAGATTTTCTACAGAGTCCTTGGGACTTGTCAGATATCTATCTGCCATGAAGTACTCGGCAGGAGTCGTAGGTAACTCCTCCAGTGGCATTATCGAAGCTCCAAGCCTTGGGGTACCTACTGTAAACATTGGAGATCGACAGAAGGGCAGGGTGCGGGCCGAGAGTGTTATTGATTGTGGTACTGACGCGGATTCTATCCGCGCTGCCCTTGAGCGGGCCCTGTCTCCCGAATTTTCCTCCTTTGCAAAGCAGATAAAAAATCCCTATGAAGGCGACGCTCCCAGTTCGACTATTGTTGAACAGCTGCTGCGATTCAATGGAGGAGTGATGAAACGGTTTTACGATTTACCTTGTGACGTGAAACAAGGGGATTAA
- a CDS encoding nucleotidyltransferase family protein, with translation MRDWRKTLIGADATIFDAVESLNKSSAQIALVVDENESLLGIITDGDIRRGLLAGNDFQSPATGIMCRTYQSVGEDEINANILRLMSEKEIRQVPVVGENGRVLGLKLLLDMVSAPKHDNHVVLMAGGLGTRLRPLTNDCPKPLLAVGGRPILETILRQFIDHGFEHFHLSVNYRAEMVQDYFGDGSKFGVQIEYIHEKEQLGTAGALGLLPEVPNAPIFVMNGDLLTNVDYGKMMDFHIANEAVATMAVRNLEMQVPYGVVEVEEGRVQAIQEKPIKSFFVNAGVYVLSPEIVAEIPKDEYLDMPTLFDKQIELNRKAAAFPVHEYWVDIGQMKDFEQANSDYEVHFDLPGSSE, from the coding sequence ATGCGTGATTGGAGAAAAACACTTATTGGCGCGGATGCTACTATCTTTGATGCTGTTGAAAGTCTTAACAAATCTTCCGCTCAGATAGCACTCGTTGTTGACGAGAATGAGTCCCTGCTGGGTATCATTACTGATGGTGATATTCGTCGTGGTCTTCTTGCCGGCAATGATTTCCAGTCTCCTGCCACGGGGATCATGTGCCGGACCTATCAATCTGTAGGCGAGGACGAAATCAACGCGAATATCCTTCGCCTGATGAGTGAAAAGGAAATACGCCAGGTGCCTGTAGTGGGTGAAAACGGGCGTGTGCTCGGATTGAAGCTGCTCCTCGACATGGTGTCTGCCCCCAAACACGACAATCATGTTGTACTCATGGCTGGTGGACTTGGAACCCGTTTGCGTCCGTTGACGAATGATTGTCCCAAACCGCTGCTGGCTGTCGGTGGGCGTCCGATTCTGGAAACCATTTTGCGCCAGTTCATTGATCACGGTTTCGAGCATTTCCACCTTTCGGTGAATTATCGTGCAGAGATGGTTCAGGACTACTTCGGTGATGGCTCGAAATTTGGCGTCCAGATTGAATATATCCACGAAAAAGAGCAGTTGGGTACTGCCGGTGCACTGGGGCTTTTGCCTGAAGTGCCAAATGCTCCCATTTTTGTCATGAATGGCGACCTGCTGACCAACGTGGATTACGGCAAAATGATGGACTTTCACATTGCCAATGAAGCCGTAGCGACCATGGCTGTAAGGAACCTTGAGATGCAGGTGCCCTATGGTGTGGTGGAGGTTGAAGAAGGCCGTGTGCAGGCCATTCAGGAAAAGCCCATCAAATCCTTCTTCGTCAATGCCGGGGTGTATGTCCTGTCTCCTGAGATTGTGGCTGAGATTCCCAAAGACGAATACCTCGATATGCCTACCCTGTTTGATAAGCAGATTGAATTGAATAGAAAGGCTGCGGCGTTCCCCGTCCACGAGTACTGGGTGGATATTGGTCAGATGAAGGACTTTGAGCAGGCCAATAGCGATTATGAGGTGCATTTCGATCTTCCTGGCAGCTCTGAGTAG
- a CDS encoding imidazole glycerol phosphate synthase cyclase subunit, whose amino-acid sequence MNFRIIPRLDIKGPNLVKGIHFEGLRVLGKPEDFAQYYYNEGADELFFQDAVASLYDRNSLHDIISSTSSQILIPLCVGGGLRNVEDIRKVLRAGADKVAINTEAIKRPEFIREAASTFGSSTIVVSIEAVRRGDGKWEALIEYGRETTGVDALEWAKQAHSLGAGELMVTSIDQEGTGKGYDLELTRQIAESVSIPVIAGGGCGSPADAAQSVVEGKADAVSMASVLHYDAVDYLLETSRGREYSTEGNIEFLKSKQTTTSRKSCSIMDIKREMSAQGLPCRMGGNNA is encoded by the coding sequence ATGAATTTTCGAATTATCCCACGGCTTGATATTAAAGGGCCGAACCTTGTAAAAGGTATTCATTTTGAAGGTTTGAGAGTCCTCGGTAAACCTGAGGATTTTGCGCAGTATTACTATAATGAAGGCGCGGATGAACTCTTCTTTCAGGATGCCGTTGCAAGTCTATACGATCGAAATAGTCTGCATGACATCATAAGCAGCACATCATCTCAGATACTTATCCCTCTTTGTGTCGGTGGCGGGCTTCGAAATGTCGAAGATATTCGCAAGGTGCTCAGGGCTGGAGCCGACAAGGTCGCAATCAATACCGAGGCCATTAAACGGCCCGAGTTCATCCGTGAAGCTGCTTCAACTTTTGGGTCTTCAACCATTGTCGTGTCCATTGAGGCCGTGCGCCGGGGGGATGGCAAGTGGGAAGCGCTTATCGAGTATGGCCGCGAAACCACCGGTGTTGATGCTCTTGAGTGGGCCAAGCAGGCTCATTCTCTGGGCGCTGGCGAGTTAATGGTCACAAGTATCGACCAGGAAGGCACCGGAAAAGGGTATGATCTGGAGTTGACCAGACAGATCGCAGAAAGTGTCTCTATCCCCGTCATTGCCGGCGGTGGCTGCGGCAGCCCTGCGGATGCCGCACAGTCTGTTGTGGAAGGCAAGGCAGATGCCGTGAGCATGGCTTCGGTTCTGCACTACGACGCAGTAGACTATTTGCTCGAGACCTCCAGAGGCCGTGAGTATTCGACTGAAGGTAATATCGAGTTTCTCAAATCCAAGCAGACCACTACTTCCAGGAAATCCTGTTCAATAATGGATATCAAACGGGAAATGAGCGCCCAAGGCCTGCCCTGTCGCATGGGGGGAAACAATGCATAA